One Kribbella sp. NBC_00662 genomic region harbors:
- a CDS encoding sigma-70 family RNA polymerase sigma factor: MTIAAVTAEDCKQTIADATHELLLEADSVPDPRHQACIDQVVLLNAPVARSIASRYRSKGVDSDDLEQVAYLGLVKAANGYRVDASTAFLSYAVPTIRGELKRYFRDCAWTIRPPRRVQEMQGNIAAAEPELIQRLGHVPTDEETAVALGTDPAEVAEAASVRGCFSTLSLDAPGAPEGGTSLIETVADAEDGYDLVENVHTLTPAVANLGDRDKRILQLRFCNGFTQEEIGQELGVSQMQVSRLLRGILEKLRGELASGVPKNG, translated from the coding sequence GTGACGATCGCAGCTGTCACAGCCGAAGACTGCAAGCAGACCATCGCCGACGCCACCCATGAGCTCCTGCTCGAGGCGGACAGCGTCCCCGACCCCCGGCACCAGGCCTGCATCGACCAGGTCGTGCTGCTGAACGCCCCGGTCGCGAGGTCGATCGCCTCGCGGTACCGCAGCAAAGGCGTCGACTCCGACGATCTCGAGCAGGTCGCATACCTCGGCCTGGTCAAGGCCGCCAACGGCTACCGCGTGGACGCGTCGACAGCATTCCTGTCGTACGCCGTACCGACGATCCGCGGCGAGCTGAAGCGGTACTTCCGCGACTGCGCCTGGACGATCCGGCCGCCGCGCCGGGTGCAGGAGATGCAAGGCAACATCGCCGCGGCGGAGCCGGAGCTGATCCAGCGGCTCGGCCACGTGCCGACCGACGAAGAGACCGCGGTCGCGCTGGGCACGGATCCGGCCGAGGTCGCGGAGGCCGCGTCGGTCCGTGGGTGTTTCAGCACCCTGTCGCTGGACGCGCCGGGTGCGCCGGAAGGCGGGACGAGCCTGATCGAGACGGTCGCCGACGCCGAGGACGGCTACGACCTGGTCGAGAACGTGCACACCCTCACGCCCGCGGTCGCGAACCTGGGCGACCGGGACAAACGCATCCTCCAGCTGCGGTTCTGCAACGGGTTCACGCAGGAGGAGATCGGCCAGGAGCTCGGGGTCAGCCAGATGCAGGTGTCCCGGCTGCTCCGTGGAATCCTGGAGAAGCTTCGCGGCGAGCTGGCCAGCGGCGTACCGAAGAACGGGTAG
- a CDS encoding NIPSNAP family protein yields the protein MNECCAVVDLRQYTLHPGQRDTLIETFDTYFVEGQEETGMHIAGQFRDLDDPDRFVWIRGFRDLPARADALKAFYYGPVWREHAAVANATMIDSDNALLLRPLRLDAGYPALDAPRPPIGSTAAATSVVAGAVYHRGAEDDGFAEFFTDQVVPVLVATGAEPVAVFESLVAENNFPALPLRDEVVLAWFARFADDAAYDEHRRRLAVSPAWQQRVLPELVCRSAKPAQELRLRPTARSQLR from the coding sequence ATGAACGAGTGCTGCGCCGTCGTGGACCTGCGCCAGTACACGCTGCACCCCGGGCAGCGTGACACCTTGATCGAGACCTTCGACACGTACTTCGTCGAAGGTCAGGAAGAGACCGGGATGCACATCGCCGGTCAGTTCCGCGATCTGGACGATCCCGATCGGTTCGTCTGGATCCGCGGATTCCGGGACCTGCCCGCGCGGGCGGACGCGCTGAAGGCCTTCTACTACGGCCCGGTCTGGCGTGAGCACGCCGCGGTCGCCAACGCGACGATGATCGACTCCGACAACGCGTTGCTGCTGCGGCCGCTCCGGCTCGACGCCGGCTACCCGGCGCTCGACGCGCCCCGACCGCCGATCGGCAGCACCGCGGCCGCGACCTCGGTCGTCGCCGGGGCCGTTTATCACCGCGGTGCGGAGGATGACGGATTCGCAGAGTTCTTCACGGACCAGGTCGTGCCCGTGCTCGTTGCCACCGGGGCCGAACCGGTCGCGGTGTTCGAGAGTTTGGTTGCCGAGAACAACTTTCCGGCGCTGCCGTTGCGGGACGAGGTCGTGCTCGCCTGGTTCGCCCGGTTCGCCGACGACGCGGCGTACGACGAACACCGGCGCCGGCTCGCGGTGTCGCCGGCCTGGCAGCAGCGGGTACTGCCGGAGCTGGTCTGCCGGAGCGCGAAGCCGGCGCAGGAACTGCGGCTGCGGCCGACCGCGCGTTCTCAGCTGCGTTAA
- a CDS encoding serine protein kinase RIO produces the protein MSAEYDLTDSYIPDFDSRWSELTGDESQPDPSDAFVFKFHSVDEELGPDQRWSTWLDVERGSRGPEPRPSWVVTEQAAIDTELGVLKTGKEADVFLVERAVEAIGDNPGRSVLMAAKRYRTEEHRSFHRSTAYVEGRRIRNSRDSRAMQKKTAHGRSVAAGQWAGAEWGALCQLWKAGVPVPYPVQVDGTELLMEFIDDGEGGAAPRLAQVRPSKELLGQYFEQVRHGMRELARAGLAHGDLSPYNILAQGDRIVMIDLPQVIDIVGNPKGMDFLLRDCHNMATWFTSRGLEIDDQELFADLLTMVF, from the coding sequence TTGTCTGCAGAGTACGACCTCACTGATAGCTACATCCCCGACTTCGACTCCCGCTGGTCCGAACTCACCGGCGACGAGTCCCAACCGGATCCGTCCGACGCCTTCGTCTTCAAGTTCCATTCGGTCGACGAGGAGCTCGGTCCGGATCAGCGGTGGTCCACCTGGCTGGACGTCGAGCGCGGTTCTCGCGGCCCGGAACCACGCCCCTCGTGGGTTGTGACGGAACAGGCTGCGATCGACACCGAGCTCGGCGTCCTCAAAACCGGTAAGGAAGCCGACGTCTTCCTGGTCGAGCGTGCCGTCGAAGCCATCGGCGACAACCCCGGTCGATCGGTGCTGATGGCCGCGAAGCGGTACCGCACCGAGGAGCATCGCTCCTTCCACCGCAGTACGGCGTACGTCGAAGGGCGCCGGATCCGCAACAGCCGCGACAGCCGGGCCATGCAGAAGAAGACCGCGCACGGCCGCAGTGTCGCCGCGGGGCAATGGGCGGGTGCGGAGTGGGGTGCGCTGTGCCAGCTGTGGAAGGCCGGCGTTCCCGTGCCGTATCCCGTCCAGGTGGACGGCACCGAGCTGCTGATGGAGTTCATCGACGACGGTGAGGGCGGCGCGGCGCCGCGGCTCGCCCAGGTCCGGCCGTCGAAGGAACTGCTCGGTCAGTACTTCGAGCAGGTCCGGCACGGTATGCGTGAGCTGGCCCGGGCCGGGCTGGCGCACGGTGACCTCTCGCCGTACAACATCCTCGCCCAGGGCGACCGGATCGTGATGATCGACCTGCCGCAGGTGATCGACATCGTCGGTAACCCCAAGGGGATGGACTTCCTGCTGCGCGACTGCCACAACATGGCCACCTGGTTCACCAGCCGCGGTCTGGAGATCGACGATCAAGAGCTGTTCGCCGACCTGCTCACGATGGTGTTCTGA